GTGGACCCTGAAGCCGAGCTGACCGTCGTCGTCGGGAAGCCGGCCAGGAACCTGACACTGGAGACCGCACGCGACGCCGTCCTGGGCTTCACCATCGGCAACGACGTCTCGGACCGCGACGCCCAAAAGAGCGACGAACTGTGGCTCAGTGCCAAAAGCCCCGACACGTTCACGCCGCTTGGCCCCTGGATTGTGGCGGGCCTGAAGGACCGCGGCGCTCCCATCAGCATTGTGCACAACGGCACCGAGCTGTCCCCCGCCTCAAGCGACGACCTCGGCTGGGGCGTGGACGAGATCCTCGTCTACCTCAGCAGCTTCATGACGCTGCAGCCCGGGGACGTCATCCTGACCGGCGCTCCCGGCGAATGCCGCAGGATCAACCCAGGGGATACGGTGGCGTGCCGGATTGGCGGCATTGGTGAACTGGCAAACCCCGTCGAAGAGGGCGAGTAGCGACCGCTCACTCACAGAAAACACACAACCAACGTTTTGGCTGGCCACAACTGCGGGTGGCAGTATTGGTTACCGATGGCAACTACAACTCCGGCTGAACCTGCGGCCCTTGAACCAGTGCCCGCCACAGCGAACGGCGGGACAATGCGCGCGGCCTTGTCGCGCTTCTGGCAGCGCCATCCCCTTTTGTACTCGCAGCTGCGGGGCTTTGGCGTGGTGGCGGTCATTTGCACCGCGGTCTCCATGCTGATCTTCGCCGCGCTGCGCCACCCCATGGGGACACAGTGGGCCAACGCCATTTCGCTGGTCCTGTGTTCGGTGCTCAACACGGAGCTGAACCGCCGCATCAGCTTTGGCGTGCACGGTATGCACCTGTGGTGGCGCGACCAGCGTCGCGGCCTGTGGGTCATGCTGCTGGCACTGGCCATGACCAGCGGCAGCCTGTGGCTGCTCCACGAGGTATCCCCGAAGGCGTCCATCGTCTCCGAGCTCGTTGTCATCACGCTGGGCAACGTGGCCTCGGCCGTGATGCGCTTCGTGCTGCTGCGCTATTGGATCTTCCGCAGGCTGCGCAGGCCGGTGCCGGCGCCCGCATAGTTTCCCAGGCGTTCGACGGCGGCCACCAGTTCATCGGCCGCCGTGTCCAGCTGCCCGGAGGTGACGACGGCGCCGAAACTGAAGCGCAGCGCCGTCTGGGCCACTTCGCGTTCCACGCCCATGGCCGTCAGCACCTCGGAGGGCTCGTCCGAGCCCGCCGCGCACGCCGAGCCCGAGGAACAGATGACCGAGTGCCGTTCGAGCTCCAGCAGCACGGATTCCCCGCTGGTCCCCGGGAAGCAGAACGACGCCACGGAAGGCAGCCGCCGCGTGCGGTGCCCCGTCAACCGTGCCGACGGGACCCTCTCCAGGACCTGGTCGATGAAGCGGTCCCGCAAGGCCGCCACCTGTTCGACGGCGGCCTCCCGGCCTGCCTCCGAGAGCCGCAGCGCCGTGCCCAGCGCCACGGCAAACGCCACATTTTCCGTGCCCGAGCGGGTGCCGCGCTCCTGCCCGCCGCCGTGGACCAGCGGCTCGCACGGCACGCCGCCGCGCAGGAACAGCAGGCCTACGCCCTTCGGCGCGCCAATCTTGTGCCCGGAGAGGCTCAGCGCGTCCACGCCGAGTCCCTGCACGTCCAAGTTGAGCCAGCCGGCCGCCTGCACGGCGTCCGTATGAAAGGGCACGCCAAGGTCCCGGGCCTCGGCAGCCAGGGTCCGGATGTCCTGCACCGTGCCCACCTCGTTGTTGGCGTACAGGACGGAGGCCACCGCGACGTCGTGGCCCGGCACCCAGCCGGCGGCCGCGGCGCCAACCCGGGGTCCGGCGTCGTGCGCGTCCTGACGGAAGGCGCCGCCTGCCAGCACTCGCGCAAACTCCGCCGGATCCACCACGGCGTCGGGCCCCACGGGCACCACGTCCACCGTGAAGCCGTGGACGCGCCGGAGGTAGTCGGCGGACTCGGCGACGGCGGGATGCTCCACGGCGCTGATGACCACCCGGTTGCGGCGGGGGTCGGCGGCACGGCGGGCCAGCGCAATGCCCTTCAGCGCCAAGTTGTCCGCCTCGGTGCCGCCGGAGGTGAACGTGAGCTCCTCCGCGTGGCAGCCGAGTGCGGCGGCCGCCTGCTCCCGGGCGACCGCCAGGGCGTTAGTCGCGGTGCCGCCCAGCTCGTGGTGGCTGGACGGGTTGCCGAACTGGTTGGTCAAAAACGGGAACATGGCCTCGATCACCTCGCGGCGGACCGGGGTGGTGGCGGCGGCGTCCAGGAAGATCATGGTCAGGCCTCAATGGCGATGTCCAGGCCCAGGTCCAGCGCACGCACGCTGTGGGTCAGCGCACCGACGGAGATGATGTCCACCCCCGTGAGGGCAATGCCTGCGATGGTGGCCAGGTTGACGTTGCCGCTGGCTTCGACCAGGGCTCGGCCGTTGACCAGCGCCACCCCCTCGACGAGTTCTTCGTTGGTGAAGTTGTCCAGCATGATGGTGTCCACGCCCGCCGCGAGCACGGGTTCGATCTGCCCGATGTGATCCACCTCGACCTCGAAGTGGACGGTGTGCGGGAGCTGGGCGCGGACCCCTGCGAGCGCGGCTGTCAGCTTGGCGGGGTCTCCGCCGGTGAGCACGGCCAGGTGGTTGTCCTTGGCCAGCACGGCATCCGAGAGCGAAAAGCGGTGGTTGTGCCCGCCGCCGCAGCGCACCGCGTAGCGTTCCAGGGCGCGCAGGCCCGGGGTGGTCTTGCGGGTGTCCGTGACGCGGGCCGCGGTGCCCTCGATGAGCCTTGCGTACTCGGCGGTCTGGGTGGCGATCGCGCTCATGCGCTGCGTGAGATTCAGCGCCACGCGCTCGGCGGTCAGCACGCTGCGCGCCAGGCCCGTGACGCCCATGATCCGTTCCCCTGCGGCAAAGGGCTGGCCGTCGGCGACGAACTGCTCCACCTCGGCGGCCTGGTCCTGCATCTTCATGGCGGCGGTGAAGACGTCCCCGCCGGAAAAGATTCCCGGTTCCCGGGCCACGAGCCAGGCTGTGGCCTTCGCCCGTGCGGGCAGCAGCGTGGCCGAGGTGATGTCGCCGTACGGTGCGTCCTCCACAAATGCTGCCCGCAGGATGTTGTCAACAATCGCGGCGGGGAGGGTTGGCAGCGGGGCCGCCATGGCGTGGACTGGGGGCAGTTGGACGGCGGGGGATTCGGCGCTGTTTTGGGTGGCGGTGTTTTGGGTGGCGCTGTTTTGGCTGGCGCTGTTTTGGGTGGCGCTGTTTTGGCTGGCGCTGGCAAGTTCGACGGCGTTCATACTGTTTCGCTTTCAAGAACGGGAAGGCTGGTGGGAAGGTGGGCGGATCGGCCGGCCGTGGCATGTACCCAGGTGTGCGGGCTCCGCCCGGGTGCCGGTTCTTCGGGGAAGTCGCCGCGGAAGTGCGCGCCCGCGGAATTCTCGCGGGCCAGGGCCGCGTGGACCAGCAGTTCGGCCACGAGCCGGAGGTTTTCCAGCTCCGCCTCCGCTTGGGCGGCGGGCGGCGGGGCTGATCCCACCGCGGGTGCCACTGGAGCCTGCGTTGGAGTCACGGCAGTGCGGGCGGCGGGCGGCGCGACCGTCCCTGGCTCCTTCCGCCAGGCGGCCTGAGCGGCGGGCGGCGCGACAGTACGTGGCTCCTGCCGCCAGGCGGCCAGCTGCTGGGCCGCCGCCCTGAGCCCGTCCGCTGTTCGGACCACACCGGCATGGGCCCCCATGAGGCGCTGGAGTTGGTGCCGCGTCAATGCGGCGCCACCGGATGGGCCTATAAAAGCGACACCGGCGTAGTCCTGCACGGCCGGTCCGTCCAGATCCGGTACCGCGTCGATTGAGCGGGCGTCGATTGAGCGGGCGGAGGACAGCGCCAGCAGGTGGGCTGGCCATCCGGCGGCAGGCCCCGCGCCCACCTGCTCGTCCCCGGCTGGCCAGCCGCCCGCGGCTTCGTGGCCGGCACCGCCGCGTGGGGCCCCGGGGCGGGTAGTTGTGGATTCCAGAAAAGACTCCACGGCGCGGCGGCCGAACACGAGGCCCTCGAGAAGGGAGTTGGAAGCAAGGCGGTTGGCGCCGTGGACGCCGGTGCAGGCCACCTCGCCGGCGGCGTACAGGCCCGGAAGCGACGTCTGCCCCCGCAGGTTGGTGGCCACCCCGCCCATCCAGTAGTGCGCGGCCGGCGTGACGGGCAGCCATTCGCGCGTCCAGTCGAAGCCCAGCTCGCGCGTCCGGGCATCGATCGTGGGGAAACGCCGCGCCAGATAGCCGGCGCCGTGGGCCGCCTCCACGCCGGTGGCGTCCAGGACGACGGTTTCGCCTGCGGTGGACCCGGCCCGGGCGAGGTGCGCGACGATGCTGCGGGACACGACGTCGCGCGGGGCGAGGTCGGCGTCGGGGTGGTACCGCCCCATGAAGGCGGTTCCGGTGCTGTCGCGGAGGACGGCCCCGGCCCCGCGGACTGCCTCGGACACCAGGAAGTTCTCGCCTACGGCAAGCGCCGTGGGATGAAACTGGAAGTATTCGAGGTCCGTGACGGTTGCCCCGGCCCGCCACGCGGCGGCTAGCCCGTCGGCCGTGGCAACCGCCGGGTTGGTGGTGAAGTCGAACAGCTGCCCGGCTCCCCCGGTGGCGAGCAGGACGGCGTCGGCACTCATGGTCAGGTGGGCACCGCTGGGGGTGAGCAGGGAAACGCCGGTGACGCGTCCGGCGTCGACCACCAGGTCTCTCACAAACGCGTGCTCCATGAGCCGGACGGTGCCCAGGTCCACGGCTGCGCGCACGGCGCGGATCAGGCCATCGGCAATCGCCGCGCCGGTGGCGTCGCCGCCGGCATGGAGGATGCGGGCGGCCGAATGTGCGCCCTCGAGCCCGAGCAGGCGCCGGCCCGTGGCGCCGTCACGGTCGAAGGCGACCCCGAAGCGTTCCAGGGCGGTGATGTCGCCGCACGCCTCCCTGCACAGGATGCGCACGGCCTCGGGGTTGCACTGGCCGGCACCGGCCGCCAGCGTATCGGCAACATGCGCCTCCACCGTGTCGCCTGGGGCGGCGTCGTCCGGCCCCAGCACGGCGCAGATGCCGCCCTGGGCGAAGCGGGTGTTGCTCTGCGCCAGCGCCCCCTTGGTCACGAGCGTGACGCGCAGCCCTGCCTCGGCGGCCAGCAGGCTGCTGAACAGCCCGGCGATTCCACTGCCGACCACAATGAGGTGCGAGTTGCGCGCAGTCATGCGACCGGAGTCCCCTGGGCGGCTCCGTCCCGGGCGCCGGCGGAGGCCTGCTCCGGAGCGCCGACGGAGGCCGGCGCCGGAGCACTGCCAGGCTGCGTCCGTGCAGGCTGCGTCCGTGACGTGGCCGCGGCCTGGCGTGCGGAGCGTTCCTGCACGGCTCGCGGCTTCGCGGCCAGCATGCGCTCAAGTGCCACCCGTGCGTGGACGGCCGTTGCCTCCGGAACGGTGATCTGGTTCAGGACTTCCCCGCGCACCAGGCCCTCAAGCACCCAGGCCAGGTAGCCGGGGTGGATGCGGTACATGGTGGAACACGGGCAGATCACCGGGTCCAGGCAGAAGATGGTGTGCTGCGGGTACTGCCCGGCCAGCCGGTTCACCATGTTGATCTCCGTGCCGATGGCGAAGGTGCTGCCGTCCGGGGCGGCTTGGACGGCCTTGAGGATGTAGTCGGTGGAGCCGGACTCGTCCGCGGCGTCCACCACCTCCATGGGGCATTCGGGGTGGACGATCACGCGCACTCCGGGGAAGTCCGCCCGGGCCTGGTCGATCTGCGCCGTGGTGAAGCGTTTGTGGACCGAGCAGAATCCCTGCCACAGGACCACCTTCGCCTGGTCCATGACCTCAGGGCTGTTGCCGCCCAGAGGTTGGCGCGGGTTCCAGAGCGGCATCTGCTCCAGGGGGATGCCCATGGCCTTGGCCGTGTTGCGGCCCAGGTGCTGGTCGGGGAAGAACAGCACCCGCTGGCCGCGCTCGTAGGCCCATTCCAGCACCGTGGCGGCATTCGAGGACGTGCACACGATCCCGCCGCGCTCGCCGCAGAACGCCTTCAGGGCCGCGGAGGAATTCATATAGGTCACGGGGATGACGGGCACGCGCCCGTCGGCGTCCGGCTCGGTGCCGTAGTACGCCTCGAGTTCGGCCCAGCAGGCTTCCACGGACGGCACATCGGCCATGTCGGCCATGGAACAGCCGGCGGCCAGGTTCGGCAGGATCACCGACTGGTGCGCGCCGGAGAGCATGTCGGCCGTTTCGGCCATGAAGTGGACACCGCAAAACACGATGGCCTCGGCGTCGGCCCGTGCCTTGGCCGCATTGGCCAGCTGGAAGGAGTCGCCCAGGAAGTCGGCAAACCTGACCACCTCGTCGCGCTGATAGAAGTGGCCGAGAACGACGACGCGGTCGCCAAGTTCCTCCTTGGCGGCGAGGATGCGGGCGGTGAGGTCGTCGTCGGACGCGTCCTTGTATTCCTGGGGCAGCTGGCCTTGGCGCGGCGTGGCGGCCGGGGCGACGTCCGCGTTGGAGGCGCCGGGGCCGTAGCCGGGCGTTTCGGCAAGTGCCTCGGCCAGATCAAACTCCCAGGGACCCTTGGCCAGTGCGTCGTCGCAGCTTTCCTGTGGCCGGCCCGGTGTGCCGATCAGCGTCGCGTCCCGCTGTTCGGCCTGCTCGCGGGTGATGAGCTGGATGGTGGTGTTCACGGATGACATGGTGTGCTCCAGGGGGTGTGACGGTGACAGGGCTGCGGGAGGGCTTGGGAAAATTACCCATTATCTGCGGGAGGGCTTGTGAAAATTACCCATGATCTGCAGGAGGGTCGGTGGCCGGGGAACGTTCCGAGGTGGTCCCGGTGTAGCGGTACAGACGGGGCGGGCGGTGCTTGCCGCCCTGCAGGTATTCGTCGGTGGCTTCAATGTGCGCCGTCTGCTTGAGCTGGCGCCGGAAGTTGGCCGGATCGACGGTGCGGTCCAGGACGGCCTCGTACACCTCGCGCACCTGGGCCAGGGTGAACGTCTCCCCGAGCAGGTGGTACGCGATGGAGCCGTAGGCCATCTTGTTCCGGAGCCGCCAGAGGGCATAGTCCACAATCTGGTTGTGGTCGAAGGCGAGCGTGCCCAGGCGGTCGGCGCGGAACCACTTCACGTTTTCCGATTCCTGCGCCATGTCCGCCTCGGTGGGCTGCACCATGGCCCAGTACACGATCGAAACGACGCGCTGGCTCGGGGAGCGGTGCAGGCCGCCAAAGGCATACAGCTGCTCAAGGTAGCTCGGCGCCAGCCCCGTGGTGTCCGCCAGGTTGCGGGCCGCCGCGTCCTGCAGCGAGTCCGCCTGGGTCAGCGGCCCGCCGGGCAGCGCCCACAGGTTCTTGAACGGCTCGCGGATGCGGCGCACCAGCGGCAGCCACAGGGTGGGCCGTCCGCTCGCCTCGCTGGGGCGCAGGGCGAAAATGACGGTGGATATGGCCAATGCCGGCGGCTGCGCCAGGCGCTCGCTGACATTGGCCGCGCTGGCAAAAGGCTCCCGGTCCATGACTCCCACCCCGATTCACTAGTTAAGGTAATTTTGACTAGAACTGATTCTACGGCGACGGCGCGGCTGAAACAAATCTTTTGAGGAAAAAGTCGCGGACACCCGTCGGGGAACCCGCCGGTTAATCACGCCGCCCGGGGTGCTGCCGTCAGTTCCTGCCCGGCTTCCGGGTGGCGAATTCCAACCGCAGCAGCGGCAGCCACTCCCGGGGAACGGCGGCGGTGAGGACCTGTCCCCCAGGTCGACGCCCAGTCCCAGCACGTGCAGGTTGGAGTCACGGCGCGCGCCCGGGACGGAATCGCCGTCGACCATGAACGCGACGCCGCGCGCCGGGGCCCGGCGCCGCTTGTCCACGTGGTCCGCACGGCATCCCACAGCAGCGGTAGCCCATCCGGGACCGCCACTGCACGAGCCAGCCCGGCAGCGGGCCGGTCAGCGAACGTCAGCAGGGATACGGGAAAGGCGGCCGCCACCTCGCCCGGCGTGGGAGGTCCGGGCCGGTCGCTGGATCCATGCTGCGGTCATAGTCCATGGCCCCAGTGCCCTGTATCGGCATCGCCGGCAACGACTGCCGCAGGGGCAGGAGCCTGCGGACTTGGGCACACAGGCGCCGTGGGGAATAATCTCCCGTGGGGCGGGCCACATTGCGGCCACGCCCCGGCACCGCCACCCGAAGCCCCGGCACCGCGCCGCCCTCCGAACCAGGACCGGCGCCCCCGATGCCGTCCCGCACCCGTACCACCGAAGAAGGCCATCTCCTCCATGAGCACCGAGCCGACCGTCGACAACCGGACCGCGCCTGCCACCTCGGGCCTGGGACACTCCCTGAAACAGCGGCAGCTGACCATGATGGGGCTGGGCAGCGCCATCGGCGCCGGGTTGTTCCTGGGCTCGGGCAAGGGCATCGAGGCAGCCGGCCCGGCCGTGCTGGTCTCCTATCTGGCCGCCGGCACCCTCATCATCCTGGTCATGTGGGCGCTGGGGGAAATGGCTGCGGCCAATCCCAACTCCGGGGCATTTTCGGTCTACGCTCAAAAGGCACTGGGCAGCGTGGCCGGGTCCACGGTGGGCTGGCTGTGGTGGCTGCAGCTGGTGGTGGTGATCGCTGCCGAGGCCCTGGGGGCGGCCTCGCTGCTGGTGGGCATTTGGCCCGTCCTGCCGGTCTGGGTGTTGACGCTGGTCTTCATGGTGGTGTTTACGGCAGTCAACCTGACCAGCGTGAAAAACTACGGCGAATTTGAGTTCTGGTTCGCGCTGCTGAAGGTTGCGGTCATTGTGCTGTTCCTGGCGTTCGGCGCCGCTCTGCTGCTCGGCTGGATCCCGGGCGCCGCGTCGCCGGGCCTGGGCAACTTCACCAACCACGGCGGCTTTGCGCCGAACGGCCTCACCGGCATTGCCACGGGACTGTTCGTGGTGGTTTTTGCCTTTGGCGGCACGGAAATCGTGGCGGTCGCCGCTGCGGAGACGGCCAACCCCGCCCGCAGCGTGGCCATCGCCGTGCGCACCGTGGTCTGGCGGATACTGGTGTTTTACGTCGGATCGATCTTTGTCATCGCGGCCATATTGCCCTGGAACTCCCCGGACCTCGACTCCCCGTTTGCGGGCGTGCTGAATTCCGCCGGCATCGCCTGGGCCGGGACCGCCATCACGCTGGTCGCCGTCGCGGCCCTGCTCTCCGCCCTGAACGCTAACCTGTATGGCGCCTCCCGCATGGTGTATTCCCTGGCGGAGCGTGGCGAGGCTCCGGCCATCTTTGGGCGCACCAGCCCGCGCCAGGTGCCGCGGGCCGCCGTCGCCGTCTCGGTGACGTTTGGGTTCGTGGCGGTGGTCCTGGAACTGCTCTTCCCCGGCAGGGTCCTGGACGCGTTGCTCAACCTGGTTGGCTCCACCTGCCTGATGGTGTGGGGCACCGCCCTGGTGTCCCAGCTGGTCCTGCGCCGCCGGGCCGACCGCGACGGCACCCGGCTCCCGCTCCGCATGGCGGGCTTCCCGGCCCTGACCGGGATCGGCCTGGCCCTGCTCGCCGCAATCTTCGCCGTCGGGTTCTTCGGCGAGCAAAGCCGCGCGCAGCTCATCGGAACGTTCGCGCTGGTGGCGGGAATCGCCGTCGTCTGCTGGCTGGCCCAGCGCCGCCAGGAAGGCAAGGCGCGCCAGAAGGCGTAGCGAATTGCTTCCGCCCTGGAATGTGACTAGCGTCTCAGGTGGACGGTGTGCTCAACGGCGCGCATGCCGTTCCACGTTGGCCCATGATTTCGCTACTGTGGATGTACGACGGCGGCACGCGCCACCGCGGGAAAGGTCACCATGTCCGCCCTTGGCAAGCACCAGGCCGCCGCGCCCGTGCACACCATTGAAGGTGCCAGCGCCGGCCTCAATGTCGCCGCGTTCAACCCGGACTCCCCCGCAGCGCTGCCCCCGATCTTCCTGATCCACGGCTTTGCCTCCTCCATTGACCTGAACTGGGTCAAGAGCGGCTGGGTGGCGGCCCTTAACCGCGCCGGGCGCCGCGTGCTCTCGGTGGACCTGCCCGGGCACGGGCAGAGCGCCGCTCCTGTCGACCTGGATTCCTACACGCCGGGAAAGATCCGCGCCGACCTGCTGCAGGTGCTCATCGATGAGGGGGTGCGACCGCTGCGCGACGGGGACCCGACGTCCGGTGTGGACCTGATCGGCTATTCGCTGGGTTCCCGTCTGGCCTGGGAGT
This genomic stretch from Arthrobacter dokdonellae harbors:
- a CDS encoding fumarylacetoacetate hydrolase family protein; the encoded protein is MTAAPYRLARVRPLDSVAGPLPEQFFVRNDAADFASPAGAVWTVVDSPFPTSPANQNSAARAGWSPGATVNEDLFTFLAPCAPANVFGMAHNTGAPGRALPPQAFHKAASSVVGPGDAIKLSRGAGYVDPEAELTVVVGKPARNLTLETARDAVLGFTIGNDVSDRDAQKSDELWLSAKSPDTFTPLGPWIVAGLKDRGAPISIVHNGTELSPASSDDLGWGVDEILVYLSSFMTLQPGDVILTGAPGECRRINPGDTVACRIGGIGELANPVEEGE
- a CDS encoding GtrA family protein, which encodes MATTTPAEPAALEPVPATANGGTMRAALSRFWQRHPLLYSQLRGFGVVAVICTAVSMLIFAALRHPMGTQWANAISLVLCSVLNTELNRRISFGVHGMHLWWRDQRRGLWVMLLALAMTSGSLWLLHEVSPKASIVSELVVITLGNVASAVMRFVLLRYWIFRRLRRPVPAPA
- a CDS encoding cysteine desulfurase family protein: MIFLDAAATTPVRREVIEAMFPFLTNQFGNPSSHHELGGTATNALAVAREQAAAALGCHAEELTFTSGGTEADNLALKGIALARRAADPRRNRVVISAVEHPAVAESADYLRRVHGFTVDVVPVGPDAVVDPAEFARVLAGGAFRQDAHDAGPRVGAAAAGWVPGHDVAVASVLYANNEVGTVQDIRTLAAEARDLGVPFHTDAVQAAGWLNLDVQGLGVDALSLSGHKIGAPKGVGLLFLRGGVPCEPLVHGGGQERGTRSGTENVAFAVALGTALRLSEAGREAAVEQVAALRDRFIDQVLERVPSARLTGHRTRRLPSVASFCFPGTSGESVLLELERHSVICSSGSACAAGSDEPSEVLTAMGVEREVAQTALRFSFGAVVTSGQLDTAADELVAAVERLGNYAGAGTGLRSLRKIQ
- the nadC gene encoding carboxylating nicotinate-nucleotide diphosphorylase, which gives rise to MAAPLPTLPAAIVDNILRAAFVEDAPYGDITSATLLPARAKATAWLVAREPGIFSGGDVFTAAMKMQDQAAEVEQFVADGQPFAAGERIMGVTGLARSVLTAERVALNLTQRMSAIATQTAEYARLIEGTAARVTDTRKTTPGLRALERYAVRCGGGHNHRFSLSDAVLAKDNHLAVLTGGDPAKLTAALAGVRAQLPHTVHFEVEVDHIGQIEPVLAAGVDTIMLDNFTNEELVEGVALVNGRALVEASGNVNLATIAGIALTGVDIISVGALTHSVRALDLGLDIAIEA
- a CDS encoding L-aspartate oxidase is translated as MTARNSHLIVVGSGIAGLFSSLLAAEAGLRVTLVTKGALAQSNTRFAQGGICAVLGPDDAAPGDTVEAHVADTLAAGAGQCNPEAVRILCREACGDITALERFGVAFDRDGATGRRLLGLEGAHSAARILHAGGDATGAAIADGLIRAVRAAVDLGTVRLMEHAFVRDLVVDAGRVTGVSLLTPSGAHLTMSADAVLLATGGAGQLFDFTTNPAVATADGLAAAWRAGATVTDLEYFQFHPTALAVGENFLVSEAVRGAGAVLRDSTGTAFMGRYHPDADLAPRDVVSRSIVAHLARAGSTAGETVVLDATGVEAAHGAGYLARRFPTIDARTRELGFDWTREWLPVTPAAHYWMGGVATNLRGQTSLPGLYAAGEVACTGVHGANRLASNSLLEGLVFGRRAVESFLESTTTRPGAPRGGAGHEAAGGWPAGDEQVGAGPAAGWPAHLLALSSARSIDARSIDAVPDLDGPAVQDYAGVAFIGPSGGAALTRHQLQRLMGAHAGVVRTADGLRAAAQQLAAWRQEPRTVAPPAAQAAWRKEPGTVAPPAARTAVTPTQAPVAPAVGSAPPPAAQAEAELENLRLVAELLVHAALARENSAGAHFRGDFPEEPAPGRSPHTWVHATAGRSAHLPTSLPVLESETV
- the nadA gene encoding quinolinate synthase NadA translates to MSSVNTTIQLITREQAEQRDATLIGTPGRPQESCDDALAKGPWEFDLAEALAETPGYGPGASNADVAPAATPRQGQLPQEYKDASDDDLTARILAAKEELGDRVVVLGHFYQRDEVVRFADFLGDSFQLANAAKARADAEAIVFCGVHFMAETADMLSGAHQSVILPNLAAGCSMADMADVPSVEACWAELEAYYGTEPDADGRVPVIPVTYMNSSAALKAFCGERGGIVCTSSNAATVLEWAYERGQRVLFFPDQHLGRNTAKAMGIPLEQMPLWNPRQPLGGNSPEVMDQAKVVLWQGFCSVHKRFTTAQIDQARADFPGVRVIVHPECPMEVVDAADESGSTDYILKAVQAAPDGSTFAIGTEINMVNRLAGQYPQHTIFCLDPVICPCSTMYRIHPGYLAWVLEGLVRGEVLNQITVPEATAVHARVALERMLAAKPRAVQERSARQAAATSRTQPARTQPGSAPAPASVGAPEQASAGARDGAAQGTPVA
- a CDS encoding NUDIX hydrolase, translated to MDREPFASAANVSERLAQPPALAISTVIFALRPSEASGRPTLWLPLVRRIREPFKNLWALPGGPLTQADSLQDAAARNLADTTGLAPSYLEQLYAFGGLHRSPSQRVVSIVYWAMVQPTEADMAQESENVKWFRADRLGTLAFDHNQIVDYALWRLRNKMAYGSIAYHLLGETFTLAQVREVYEAVLDRTVDPANFRRQLKQTAHIEATDEYLQGGKHRPPRLYRYTGTTSERSPATDPPADHG
- a CDS encoding amino acid permease, with product MSTEPTVDNRTAPATSGLGHSLKQRQLTMMGLGSAIGAGLFLGSGKGIEAAGPAVLVSYLAAGTLIILVMWALGEMAAANPNSGAFSVYAQKALGSVAGSTVGWLWWLQLVVVIAAEALGAASLLVGIWPVLPVWVLTLVFMVVFTAVNLTSVKNYGEFEFWFALLKVAVIVLFLAFGAALLLGWIPGAASPGLGNFTNHGGFAPNGLTGIATGLFVVVFAFGGTEIVAVAAAETANPARSVAIAVRTVVWRILVFYVGSIFVIAAILPWNSPDLDSPFAGVLNSAGIAWAGTAITLVAVAALLSALNANLYGASRMVYSLAERGEAPAIFGRTSPRQVPRAAVAVSVTFGFVAVVLELLFPGRVLDALLNLVGSTCLMVWGTALVSQLVLRRRADRDGTRLPLRMAGFPALTGIGLALLAAIFAVGFFGEQSRAQLIGTFALVAGIAVVCWLAQRRQEGKARQKA